Proteins from a genomic interval of Parafrankia discariae:
- a CDS encoding LLM class flavin-dependent oxidoreductase, with protein MGPDGGDIDPEVDVVEGSLPLAVLDFVGIEHGESPSAAIAGAVDIARTVEAAGYRRYWVSEHHNMTSLACSSPELLTAHVGAQTSRIRVGAAGIMLPNHAPLKVAETFRTLLAMYPGRVDLALGRAPGTDPLTAHVLRRGASADAGAEFPGQVGELLAFLGDGFPSGHPYAQLVAAPVVDERPELFVLGSSPYGPRFAAVNGLSAVFAHHMSPELAFDALRAYRREFTGRTEGARPYSAMSVLAFASADEEATLDFEAAWTLTIENISRGVREPLRPEDIRGYARSERFRAARRPEDGRMVTGEPKAVAERLLEMKQRAQVDEIVVVTPSLDRARRQGSFAALAAAWRQAA; from the coding sequence ATGGGACCGGACGGCGGGGACATTGACCCTGAGGTGGATGTCGTTGAGGGTTCGCTCCCGCTGGCGGTGCTCGACTTCGTGGGGATCGAGCACGGTGAGAGTCCGAGCGCGGCGATCGCCGGGGCGGTGGACATCGCCCGGACCGTCGAGGCGGCCGGGTACCGGCGGTACTGGGTCTCCGAGCATCACAACATGACCAGCCTGGCGTGCAGCTCCCCCGAGCTGCTGACCGCGCACGTCGGAGCGCAGACGTCCCGGATCAGGGTCGGCGCGGCCGGGATCATGCTGCCCAACCACGCGCCGCTGAAGGTCGCCGAGACGTTCCGGACACTGCTCGCAATGTACCCCGGGCGGGTCGATCTCGCGCTCGGCCGGGCACCGGGAACCGACCCGCTGACCGCGCACGTGCTGCGCCGTGGGGCGTCCGCCGACGCGGGCGCGGAGTTCCCCGGTCAGGTCGGCGAGCTCCTCGCGTTCCTCGGCGACGGTTTCCCCTCCGGCCATCCCTACGCCCAGCTGGTCGCCGCGCCGGTGGTCGACGAGCGCCCGGAGCTGTTCGTCCTCGGGTCGAGCCCGTACGGCCCCAGGTTCGCCGCCGTCAACGGCCTGAGCGCGGTGTTCGCCCACCACATGAGCCCGGAGCTGGCGTTCGACGCGCTGCGGGCCTACCGGCGTGAGTTCACCGGGCGGACCGAGGGCGCGCGGCCGTACTCCGCGATGTCCGTGCTCGCCTTCGCCAGTGCGGACGAGGAGGCCACGCTCGACTTCGAGGCGGCCTGGACCCTGACCATCGAGAACATCAGCCGCGGGGTGCGCGAGCCGCTGCGGCCGGAGGACATCCGCGGCTATGCCCGTTCGGAGCGGTTCCGCGCCGCGCGCCGCCCCGAGGACGGCCGGATGGTGACCGGCGAGCCGAAGGCCGTCGCCGAGCGGCTGCTGGAGATGAAGCAGCGGGCCCAGGTGGACGAGATCGTCGTCGTCACGCCGAGCCTGGACCGGGCCCGGCGCCAGGGCAGCTTCGCCGCGCTGGCCGCGGCCTGGCGCCAGGCCGCGTGA
- a CDS encoding nitrate/nitrite transporter has translation MRSAPPKTASTAQEPAELSPNRGRWITDWRPEDEAFWAGTGKSVAQRNLVFSILSEHIGFSVWTVWSVLVLFMGPNYGISPADKFLLTSLPALVGSVLRIPYTFAVARFGGRNWTVFSAALLLVPTVAAAIAMKPGVSLTTLLAVAALAGVGGGNFASSMANINAFYPDRAKGWALGLNAGGGNVGVAVVQLVGLLVLAVWGKEHPRYVLGVYLPLIILASLGAALFMDNLAGVRNDKRGMHDVLRYGDTWFVSLLYIGTFGSFIGFGFAFGQVLQVQFKSDFPTPIDAAYVTFLGPLVGSLIRPVGGRLADRFGGGTITFWNFVAMAAAGGVVLTASLRNSLPLFLAGFVALFVLSGIGNGSTYKMIPAIFRSRADVEIMAGADAAAAWAKARRLSAALIGVAGAIGAFGGVLVNLAFRQSFLETRNGNAAYIAFIAFYVLCFLVTYLVYIRPRRATVDS, from the coding sequence ATGCGTAGCGCACCGCCCAAGACCGCCTCGACAGCGCAGGAACCAGCCGAACTCTCGCCGAACCGCGGGCGCTGGATCACGGACTGGCGACCGGAGGACGAGGCGTTCTGGGCTGGTACAGGGAAGTCGGTCGCCCAGCGCAATCTCGTCTTCTCGATCCTCTCCGAGCACATTGGATTCTCAGTCTGGACCGTGTGGTCGGTACTGGTTCTCTTCATGGGCCCGAACTACGGGATAAGCCCCGCCGACAAATTCCTCCTCACGTCACTTCCGGCCCTTGTCGGCTCAGTGCTCCGAATCCCCTACACCTTCGCGGTCGCACGGTTCGGGGGAAGGAACTGGACGGTCTTCAGCGCGGCGCTCCTCCTGGTGCCGACCGTTGCCGCGGCCATCGCGATGAAGCCGGGCGTCTCCCTGACGACGCTGCTCGCCGTCGCCGCCCTGGCCGGGGTCGGCGGAGGCAACTTCGCCTCGTCGATGGCCAACATCAACGCCTTCTACCCGGATCGCGCCAAGGGCTGGGCCCTGGGCCTCAACGCGGGTGGCGGCAACGTGGGTGTGGCGGTTGTGCAGCTCGTGGGCCTGCTGGTCCTCGCCGTATGGGGCAAGGAGCATCCACGCTACGTGCTCGGCGTCTACCTCCCGCTGATCATCCTCGCCAGTCTCGGCGCGGCGCTCTTCATGGACAACCTGGCCGGTGTGCGCAATGACAAGCGCGGCATGCACGATGTGCTCAGGTATGGCGACACATGGTTCGTCTCTCTGCTCTACATCGGCACGTTCGGATCGTTCATCGGGTTCGGATTCGCATTCGGACAGGTTCTCCAGGTGCAGTTCAAGAGCGATTTTCCGACTCCGATCGACGCAGCGTACGTCACCTTCCTCGGCCCCCTCGTGGGATCGCTCATACGACCGGTCGGCGGCCGACTGGCGGACCGTTTCGGCGGTGGAACGATCACCTTCTGGAACTTCGTGGCCATGGCGGCCGCGGGAGGAGTCGTCCTGACCGCGTCGTTGCGGAACTCATTGCCTCTGTTCCTGGCCGGTTTCGTCGCGCTGTTCGTCCTGAGCGGGATCGGTAACGGCTCGACCTACAAGATGATCCCCGCGATCTTCCGGTCCAGGGCCGACGTGGAGATCATGGCCGGTGCCGACGCCGCCGCCGCCTGGGCGAAGGCTCGGCGCCTGTCGGCGGCCCTGATCGGCGTCGCCGGCGCGATCGGCGCCTTCGGCGGCGTCCTGGTCAACCTCGCGTTCCGGCAGTCGTTCCTCGAAACGAGGAACGGGAACGCCGCCTACATCGCTTTCATCGCCTTCTACGTGTTGTGCTTCCTTGTCACCTACCTGGTGTACATCCGCCCACGGCGCGCCACCGTGGATTCCTGA
- a CDS encoding COG4705 family protein, with the protein MPPSSPSRARGREPLAAKVPEITAMFWAVKILTTGMGEAAADFLAHISLVLAAGLGVVGFVVGLALQFRAARYTAPVYWFAVMMVAVFGTMAADGPPIGHLGSMFFYIAVLAGVLHYWHRSEGTLSIHSIVTRRRETLYWLTVVTTFALGTAAGDVTADTLRLGYLGSGLLFAAAILVPLVGWRLGLNEVVAFWLAYILTRPLGASFADWLGKPSSKSGVGLGDGAVAAVATVLIVAFVAYLTVTRGDIQRPATPEPHRPDGGAAGHGIPSPATQGRRSPDRGIPAHGAADPSATVPLATGPRSRRGPVPSE; encoded by the coding sequence ATGCCTCCCTCGTCCCCCAGCCGGGCCCGGGGCCGAGAGCCCCTCGCCGCCAAGGTTCCCGAGATCACCGCGATGTTCTGGGCCGTGAAGATCCTCACCACCGGGATGGGCGAGGCGGCCGCGGACTTTCTCGCGCACATCAGTCTCGTCCTGGCGGCCGGCCTCGGTGTCGTGGGCTTCGTCGTCGGCCTGGCGCTGCAGTTCCGGGCGGCGCGCTACACCGCCCCGGTGTACTGGTTCGCGGTGATGATGGTGGCGGTCTTCGGCACGATGGCCGCCGACGGGCCGCCCATCGGGCACCTCGGCTCGATGTTCTTCTACATCGCCGTCCTGGCCGGTGTCCTCCACTACTGGCATCGCAGTGAGGGCACGCTGTCGATCCACAGCATCGTGACCCGGCGCCGGGAGACGCTCTACTGGCTGACCGTGGTGACGACGTTCGCGCTCGGCACCGCCGCCGGCGACGTGACGGCGGACACCCTGCGTCTCGGTTACCTCGGGTCCGGCCTGCTGTTCGCGGCGGCGATCCTGGTGCCGTTGGTCGGATGGCGGCTCGGCCTGAACGAGGTCGTGGCCTTCTGGCTCGCCTACATCCTCACCCGCCCCCTCGGCGCGTCCTTCGCGGACTGGCTCGGAAAGCCGAGCTCGAAGTCCGGGGTCGGTCTCGGTGACGGTGCCGTCGCCGCTGTCGCCACAGTGCTGATCGTGGCCTTCGTCGCCTACCTCACCGTCACGCGCGGCGACATCCAGCGGCCCGCCACTCCGGAGCCACACCGCCCGGACGGCGGTGCCGCCGGTCACGGGATCCCGAGCCCGGCCACCCAGGGGCGCCGGAGCCCGGATCGGGGGATCCCGGCCCACGGTGCCGCCGACCCGTCGGCCACCGTGCCGCTGGCGACCGGACCGCGGTCACGTCGAGGACCGGTCCCGTCCGAGTAG
- a CDS encoding uroporphyrinogen-III synthase, whose amino-acid sequence MSAVSPRLPLTSTRVAITADRRGAELAASLERLGATVTWGPTMRAVPPEQDELLEVETRAMLAAKPTWLAVSTGSGLRAWLQAAEGFELRAELETFLGRTRTVARGSKSHGSLRGLGVEPEFVSRKETMDDVCSWLGEHIDPADVLGVQVHGGEVVGTLDALRPRLRAVVTVAPYRWVLPLDTGPAERVVERLVAGEVDVLAETSAPSVRNLFVIAKRMGAHADLLRTLRGRVVVACVGPVTARAFEEVGVPVDLMPTRPRTADLLRSLVHRVEAGDPEGPEDRGPGAPQPLSAALELVPGACAVRMGPTVVRLGRQEFAVLAALVRRPGVVIGPDDLAVQAWGHRAPDDATKIRHYIARIRRKLMAQGERLQTVRSVGYRYQPLPDPDA is encoded by the coding sequence ATGTCCGCGGTTTCCCCTCGATTGCCACTGACCTCCACCCGGGTTGCGATCACCGCTGATCGCCGAGGTGCCGAACTCGCGGCGTCCCTGGAACGGCTGGGTGCCACCGTCACCTGGGGTCCGACGATGCGGGCGGTGCCACCCGAACAGGACGAGCTCCTCGAGGTGGAGACCCGGGCGATGCTGGCCGCGAAGCCGACCTGGCTGGCCGTCTCGACCGGCAGCGGACTGCGCGCCTGGCTACAGGCCGCCGAGGGCTTCGAGCTGCGCGCGGAGCTCGAGACGTTCCTCGGCCGGACCCGCACGGTAGCGCGTGGCTCGAAGAGCCACGGCTCGCTGCGGGGGCTCGGAGTCGAGCCGGAATTCGTCTCCCGCAAGGAGACCATGGACGATGTCTGTTCCTGGCTGGGGGAACACATCGACCCGGCGGATGTGCTGGGCGTGCAGGTCCACGGCGGAGAGGTGGTCGGCACCCTCGACGCGCTGCGGCCACGGCTGCGGGCGGTCGTGACGGTGGCGCCCTACCGGTGGGTGCTGCCGCTCGACACCGGTCCCGCCGAGCGGGTGGTCGAGCGCCTGGTGGCCGGCGAGGTCGATGTCCTGGCCGAGACGAGCGCCCCGAGCGTGCGGAACCTGTTCGTGATCGCGAAGCGGATGGGTGCGCACGCGGACCTGCTCCGGACACTGCGCGGCCGGGTCGTCGTCGCCTGCGTCGGACCGGTCACCGCCCGCGCGTTCGAGGAGGTGGGCGTGCCCGTCGACCTCATGCCGACTCGGCCGCGCACCGCCGATCTCCTCCGGTCGCTGGTTCACCGGGTCGAGGCGGGGGATCCGGAGGGCCCAGAAGACCGCGGGCCGGGGGCACCGCAGCCCTTGTCGGCCGCGCTCGAACTGGTCCCCGGGGCGTGCGCGGTCAGGATGGGCCCGACGGTCGTGCGACTGGGCCGGCAGGAGTTCGCTGTGCTGGCCGCCCTCGTGCGACGCCCGGGGGTGGTCATCGGCCCGGATGACCTCGCGGTCCAGGCGTGGGGCCATCGGGCTCCGGACGACGCGACGAAGATCCGTCACTACATCGCTCGCATTCGCCGCAAGCTCATGGCACAGGGCGAGCGCCTGCAGACGGTCCGGAGCGTGGGCTACCGCTATCAGCCCCTCCCGGACCCCGACGCCTGA
- a CDS encoding UvrD-helicase domain-containing protein: protein MISGAALPTPSALGRAVELRQVIDGVELQVRHLNDTLAQLKEEVRRWEAGGRAEQGVARALVEMCDAGWHLLPDRRWPGTRRANIDMIVVGPGGVFVLDVKNWREFSIEQGHLRRGEADADDDLRKLLDQTLAVEDVLADAGLPPTEVVPLLVLAGRSGLRERIDRVTVLGARDLTLELAHHGARLAPDLVERLLTCLADGCPPMPRATDPPAPAARPVRRQRARQAHLQAALPGLPTPAARPTGREGAAATDAPAARLTPVSPVTPLMPLMPVTRLAAVPAAPSSPAAGGHGGQTELLSHEDLLRELLDAADREPIESWMTWLHPKQARLAGRQWSGPARVRGAAGTGKTVVALHRAKYLAARGERVLFTTLVRTLGPVYRALLARMAPDQVDRVEFATVHAVAARRLREHGLTDRHRQDIADTCFWRAWGQVGQYSALPGLGLATGYWKDEISTVIKGRGLTDFAQYAKLARVGRSTPLRPAHRRAVWELYERYERLRVERGVLDRDDVLLRARDLVREGSREGSDARHDTRYDAVIVDEVQDLTCVGLQMLHAFVGDRPDGLLVVGDGQQSIYPGGFTLVEAGVAVVGRSTVLARNYRNRERILRYAQAVLADDGFEDLDGVREQGRREVDVERPGGEIHEVTVSGEAAQDTALCDHLVEFRQRRNVRYGDMAVLVPTNDLERRWLRVLAERGIPAVSLLEYDGTTREAVKVGTYFRAKSLDFAHVCIPDRNLFPRPRRSSESADAFGERVQLERRQLYVAITRARDSVWAGIHARPGPEHQAVRHRSATSPDRDERPADGLLGRDRSST, encoded by the coding sequence ATGATCTCCGGCGCGGCACTGCCGACCCCGTCCGCCCTCGGGAGGGCCGTCGAGCTCCGGCAGGTGATCGACGGAGTCGAGCTGCAGGTCCGGCACCTCAACGACACACTGGCGCAGCTGAAGGAAGAGGTCCGGCGGTGGGAGGCCGGCGGGCGGGCCGAGCAGGGCGTCGCCCGCGCGCTGGTCGAGATGTGCGACGCCGGCTGGCACCTGCTGCCGGACCGGCGGTGGCCGGGAACTCGTCGGGCGAACATCGACATGATCGTCGTCGGGCCCGGCGGCGTCTTCGTCCTGGACGTGAAGAACTGGCGCGAGTTCAGCATCGAGCAGGGTCACCTGCGCCGCGGCGAGGCCGACGCGGACGACGATCTCCGCAAGCTCCTGGACCAGACCCTCGCGGTCGAGGACGTCCTCGCGGACGCGGGCCTGCCGCCGACCGAGGTGGTGCCGCTGCTGGTGCTGGCCGGGCGGTCCGGCCTGCGGGAACGGATCGACCGGGTGACGGTTCTCGGCGCGCGCGACCTGACCCTCGAGTTGGCCCACCACGGCGCACGCCTGGCACCGGACCTCGTCGAACGGCTGCTCACCTGCCTCGCGGACGGCTGCCCGCCGATGCCCCGGGCGACCGATCCTCCCGCACCGGCCGCCCGGCCCGTCCGCCGTCAGCGGGCTCGGCAGGCACACCTCCAGGCAGCTCTGCCGGGCCTGCCGACGCCGGCCGCCCGCCCGACCGGCCGCGAGGGCGCGGCGGCCACGGACGCACCAGCCGCGCGGCTCACACCGGTGTCACCGGTGACACCGCTCATGCCGCTCATGCCGGTCACGCGACTCGCGGCGGTCCCGGCGGCCCCGTCCAGCCCGGCGGCCGGCGGCCACGGGGGGCAGACGGAGTTGCTGAGCCACGAGGACCTCCTGCGCGAGCTCCTCGACGCCGCGGACCGCGAGCCCATCGAATCCTGGATGACCTGGCTGCACCCGAAGCAGGCCCGGCTGGCCGGACGGCAGTGGTCGGGGCCGGCCCGCGTGCGCGGCGCGGCCGGCACCGGCAAGACGGTCGTCGCCCTGCACCGCGCCAAGTACCTGGCCGCGCGCGGGGAACGGGTCCTGTTCACCACGCTGGTGCGGACCCTCGGCCCGGTCTACCGCGCGCTGCTCGCCCGGATGGCCCCCGACCAGGTCGACCGGGTCGAGTTCGCCACCGTGCACGCCGTCGCCGCCCGCCGCCTGCGCGAGCACGGCCTGACCGACCGGCACCGGCAGGACATCGCCGACACCTGCTTCTGGCGCGCGTGGGGCCAGGTCGGGCAGTACTCGGCCCTGCCCGGGCTCGGCCTCGCGACGGGCTACTGGAAGGACGAGATCTCGACAGTCATCAAGGGCCGGGGCCTGACCGACTTCGCCCAGTACGCGAAGCTGGCCCGGGTCGGGCGCAGCACCCCGCTGCGGCCGGCCCACCGCCGCGCGGTGTGGGAACTCTACGAGCGGTACGAGCGGCTCCGGGTGGAGCGCGGCGTCCTCGACCGCGACGACGTCCTGCTACGCGCCCGCGACCTGGTGCGCGAAGGCTCCCGCGAAGGCTCCGACGCCCGGCACGACACCCGCTACGACGCGGTGATCGTCGACGAGGTACAGGACCTCACCTGCGTCGGCCTGCAGATGCTGCACGCCTTCGTCGGTGACCGGCCGGACGGCCTGCTCGTGGTCGGCGACGGCCAGCAGTCCATCTATCCCGGCGGTTTCACCCTCGTCGAGGCCGGGGTCGCCGTCGTCGGGCGTTCCACCGTGCTCGCGCGGAACTACCGCAACCGCGAGCGGATCCTGCGCTACGCCCAGGCGGTGCTCGCCGACGACGGCTTCGAGGATCTCGACGGCGTCCGGGAACAGGGGCGCCGCGAGGTCGACGTCGAGCGCCCCGGCGGCGAGATCCACGAGGTCACCGTGTCCGGCGAGGCGGCGCAGGACACCGCGCTCTGCGACCATCTCGTCGAGTTCCGGCAGCGCCGGAACGTGCGTTACGGCGACATGGCCGTGCTCGTGCCGACGAACGACCTGGAACGGCGTTGGCTGCGGGTGCTCGCCGAACGGGGAATTCCCGCCGTCTCCCTCCTGGAGTACGACGGGACCACCCGCGAGGCGGTCAAGGTCGGGACGTACTTCCGCGCCAAAAGCCTCGACTTCGCCCACGTCTGCATTCCCGACCGTAATCTCTTCCCGCGGCCGCGACGGTCGTCCGAGTCGGCCGACGCGTTCGGCGAACGCGTCCAGCTGGAGCGGCGGCAGCTGTACGTCGCCATCACGAGGGCGCGGGACAGTGTGTGGGCCGGCATTCACGCCCGGCCCGGCCCGGAACACCAGGCCGTCCGGCATCGGTCGGCTACCAGTCCGGACCGGGACGAGCGGCCCGCGGACGGTCTACTCGGACGGGACCGGTCCTCGACGTGA
- a CDS encoding alpha/beta hydrolase, protein MGSALSSLVIIGTWFLLLLGALSAVCWAGCVWVARRRRAVAVGLGLLAALLTLATAADTVNAHYGYLPRAADVLGLTSWPTASVREVVATSPRPNAAGGEQPAGGRHPDGAVVHLPVAGVRSGFGTHSALVYVPPQYFTDLKARFPVVYLFHGSPGIPLDWYRAGQAAKIGATLAREGRPAILVAPALGHGWLDDSECVDRPGERIETYLLDDVIPTVDRLLRAVPDRADRVFAGISAGGFCALNLGLRHRDLVETIVDISGLAKPTHSGGMAGLFGNRPDLAAVTAANNPQRYAPTLPPNPPTRVWLSGGLMDFGTLADLRMIALALHGRPGFTTVLRPRPGGHDFAVWRPALRDGLRWALP, encoded by the coding sequence GTGGGTTCGGCGCTGAGTTCGCTGGTCATCATCGGGACGTGGTTCCTGCTGCTCCTCGGTGCGCTGTCGGCGGTCTGCTGGGCGGGTTGCGTGTGGGTGGCCCGCCGGCGGCGTGCCGTGGCCGTCGGACTGGGCCTCCTGGCCGCGCTGCTCACGCTGGCGACGGCCGCGGACACCGTCAACGCCCATTACGGCTACCTGCCGCGGGCCGCCGACGTCCTCGGGCTGACCTCCTGGCCGACCGCGTCGGTGCGTGAGGTCGTCGCCACGTCGCCGCGGCCGAACGCCGCGGGCGGAGAGCAGCCTGCCGGTGGACGGCATCCCGACGGCGCGGTCGTCCACCTGCCGGTCGCCGGCGTGCGCAGCGGGTTCGGCACGCACAGCGCGCTGGTGTACGTCCCGCCGCAGTACTTCACCGACCTGAAAGCCCGGTTCCCGGTCGTCTATCTTTTCCACGGCTCCCCGGGGATTCCGCTCGACTGGTACCGGGCCGGGCAGGCGGCGAAGATCGGCGCGACCCTGGCCCGCGAGGGCCGGCCGGCGATCCTCGTCGCCCCGGCGCTGGGTCACGGCTGGCTCGATGACAGTGAATGCGTCGACCGTCCCGGGGAACGGATCGAGACCTACCTGCTCGATGATGTGATCCCGACCGTCGACAGGCTGCTGCGCGCCGTTCCCGACCGGGCCGACCGCGTCTTCGCCGGGATCTCCGCGGGCGGGTTCTGCGCGCTGAACCTCGGGCTGCGCCACCGTGATCTCGTCGAGACGATCGTGGACATCTCCGGCCTGGCGAAGCCGACCCATTCCGGTGGGATGGCCGGCCTGTTCGGGAACCGTCCGGACCTCGCCGCCGTCACCGCGGCCAACAACCCGCAGCGCTACGCCCCGACGCTGCCGCCGAATCCGCCGACCAGGGTCTGGCTGAGCGGTGGGCTCATGGACTTCGGAACGCTCGCCGACCTCAGGATGATCGCGCTGGCCCTGCACGGGCGGCCCGGATTCACCACCGTGCTGCGCCCGCGGCCCGGCGGCCACGACTTCGCCGTCTGGCGGCCCGCGCTGCGCGACGGCCTGCGCTGGGCGCTCCCCTGA
- a CDS encoding class I SAM-dependent methyltransferase, producing MRATGGSRTAVLVCQGRAVADGRIAPGRFTDPVAVSLLRADERRTVEQVRAGAPPAGWLERVDYESVRACAAVLVPRTIAIDDAVRERPSPQVVLLGAGLDGRAWRMPELAGRVVFEVDHPDSARDKRERLAESPAAARPVADVRFVAVDLGRDRLGNALAAAGHQTATPTTWIWEGVVPYLTRPEAARTVAAVAALSAPGSRLIVNYQAPQAAIAAGRLIARSLDVLARRRGIWADEPWRSRWTAPAMRDLLGGDGFIVHGDDDLLTIATRLAAPTPRRAALRSGRVAVADRPA from the coding sequence ATGAGGGCGACCGGGGGCAGTCGGACAGCCGTGCTCGTCTGCCAGGGCCGGGCGGTCGCGGACGGGCGGATCGCCCCCGGCCGGTTCACCGACCCGGTCGCGGTCTCGCTGCTGCGGGCCGACGAGCGGCGCACCGTCGAACAGGTCCGCGCCGGCGCACCGCCCGCCGGCTGGCTGGAGCGTGTCGACTACGAGTCGGTGCGGGCCTGCGCGGCGGTCCTCGTCCCGCGCACGATCGCGATCGACGACGCGGTGCGCGAACGGCCGTCCCCACAGGTCGTGCTCCTCGGCGCCGGCCTGGACGGCCGGGCGTGGCGCATGCCGGAACTCGCCGGCCGCGTCGTCTTCGAGGTCGACCACCCGGACTCCGCGCGTGACAAACGTGAGCGGCTCGCCGAGTCACCCGCGGCGGCGCGGCCCGTGGCGGACGTCCGGTTCGTCGCCGTCGACCTCGGCCGCGACCGGCTCGGGAACGCGCTGGCCGCCGCCGGCCATCAGACCGCCACGCCCACGACCTGGATCTGGGAGGGGGTCGTCCCCTACCTCACCCGGCCCGAGGCCGCCCGGACGGTGGCCGCCGTCGCCGCCCTGTCGGCCCCGGGCAGCCGGCTGATCGTCAACTACCAGGCGCCGCAGGCCGCGATCGCCGCCGGACGGCTGATCGCCCGCTCGCTGGACGTCCTGGCCCGCCGCCGCGGGATCTGGGCGGACGAGCCGTGGCGGTCCCGCTGGACGGCGCCCGCGATGCGGGACCTGCTCGGCGGCGACGGCTTCATCGTGCACGGCGACGACGACCTGCTCACCATCGCCACCCGGCTGGCGGCCCCCACGCCGCGGCGGGCCGCGCTGCGCAGCGGCCGGGTCGCCGTCGCCGACCGACCGGCCTGA